AGAGGTAGTCGGCCAGGGTCTCCGCCAGGGTGGGCCGGTCCGGGTCCGCCTCGTCGACGGTCCGGGCGAGCGTCGCGAGCGAGGCTGCGAAGGCGTCCTCGCAGACGGCGACCGCGAGGGCGTCCTTGGAGGCGAAGTGGTTGTAGAAGCCGCCGTGGGTCAGACCCGCGTCCTTCATCAGCGCCGCGATCCCGATCCCGTCGATCCCCTCGGCGCGGAACCGGGGACTCGCCGCATCGACGATGCGCTGACGCGTCTGGGCCATGTCCTGCTCGGAGATCCGCGGCATGCGGCAGTCCTCTCCCGGTCGTTTGACTTGTTGGATGACAGCCGTCATCTTTATTCACATGACGACCATCATCTTGAACTGTACCGGGCTTCTCCCGAGCACGCCGTGCACCACCGCCTCGGTGCTGTCCCGGTGAGCGGGGTCCACCGACCGACGTGGGGGACGATCGGTGCCGGGGAGGTCGCCCAGGCCGTCGCGCGTCACGCGGTGCGCTCCGGGCAGGACGTGGTCCTGAGCAACAGCCGCGGCCCCGCGTCGCTGGAGCCGGTCGTGGCCGCGATCGGGCCGGGGGCCTCGGCGGGGACGATCGCGCAGGCCGCTGAGGCGGATCTGGTGCTGCTCGCCGTGCCGTGGTCCGCGGTTCCTGCCGCGCTCCGTGGCCTGCCGCACCGGGACGGCCGGGTGCTGGTCGACGCCACCAACCAGCTCACCGGGACCCGGCAGCAGCCCGTCGTCGACGACCTCGGCGACCTGACCGGCAGCGAGCTGGTGGCCTCGCTCGTGCCGGGGGCGCGGGTGGTCAAGGCGTTCAACACGCTGCACGGCCGCTTCATCGCGCCGGACCCCCGGCACGAGGCCGGTCGGCAGCTCCTCTTCTACGCCGGCGACGACGTGGCCGCCAAGACGCTCTTCCACGACGTGGTCGACGGGTTCGGCTTCGCGCCCGTGGACGTCGGACCGCTCCGCGAGGGTGGACGCCTGATGCAGGTCGGCGGCGGGCCGCTGTCGGCACTCCACGCGCTGCGACAGGACGTCGGGTGAAGGCCCTGGCCTACCAGCGGGCCCATCCCCTCGAGGCCTTCGCGATCGAGCTGGTCGAGGTGGCGGAGCCGGTGCCGCGCGACGCGGACCTGGTGGTCGAGGTCGGGGCGGTCGGCGTCAACCCCGGTGAGACCCGGGTGCGCCGCACGCGCAGCGCCGACCCCGGAGGACGGGTGGTCCTCGGCTGGGAGCTCGCGGGCGTCGTCGTGGCGGTCGGACCTGCGGTGAGCGGGTTCTCCGTCGGCGATCGCGTGCTCGGCACCGGGGACCCGACGAGGGACGGCTGCTGGGCCGAGCGCGTGGCGATCGACCACCGCGTCGTCGCACGGGTCCCCGACACGCTGTCCCTCGTGGACGCCGCGTCGCTGCCGATCGGCGGGGTCACGGCCTGGGAGGCGCTGTTCCGCGAGGGAGGAGCGCTCCCGGCCGGCGTCGACCGGGTGCTGGTGGTCGGCGGCGCCGGCGGCGTCGGTTCCCTGGCCACCCAGCTGCTGGCGACGAGGACCTCGGCCACGGTGATCTGCACGGCCTCGCGACCGGAGTCCCAGCGCTGGTGCACCACCATGGGGGCCGACCTCGTCGTCGACCACGGCGCCGACGTGCCCGCTGCCCTCCGCTCGGCAGGCATCGAGCACGTCGACATGGTGCTCTCGACCGCCGGGACCGCGGCGAACCTGGCCTGGATCGCCCCGCTGCTGCGGCCCCACGGTCACCTGGCGGCGGTCGACCTCGACGGGCCGCTGGACCTGGGCCCCCTGGTCCTCAGGTCCGTGTCGGTCCACACCGAGATGGTCTTCAACGCGGTCGTCCACGGCGAGGACCCCAGCGCCCAGGGCCGGATCCTGCACGAGCTCGCCGCGGACGCCGCCGCCGGACGTCTGCGACCCATCACCACCACCCGGCTGCAGGGTCTGAGCGCGCAGAGCATGCGGGCCGCTCACCAGCTCCTCGAGAGCCGCCGCACGATCGGCAAGGTCGTCATCGCGACCTGACCCGCCCGGCCTGCCGCCGACCGGCCGCAGCCCCCCGCACCCTCCGAGCACCTGCACGACACCACCGAAGGACACCACCATGAGCACGATCCTCGTCACCGGCGCCACCGGCCGCATCGGCCGCATGACGCTCCAGCACCTGCTCGAGCGGCGGCCCGCCGCCGAGCTCGTGGGCCTGGCCCGCGACCCGCGGAAGGCCGCCGACCTCACCGCCCGCGGCGTCGAGATCAGGGCCGGGGACTACCTCGACCGGGCCTCGCTGACGCGCGCCCTCGCCGGCGTGGAGAAGGTGCTGCTGGTCCCCAGCGTGGCCTTCACCGACCGCAGCGCCCAGCACGCCAACGTGATCGCCGCGGCGCAGGAGGTCGGGGTCGACCACCTCGTCTACACCCCGATCATCCGCAAGGCCGGCTCCGGGCTCGACCTCCCGCACGTCACCGCGCACGACACCGCCAACCTGGAGACGCTGGAGGCGTCGGGCCTGACGTCCACGATCCTGGGTCACCCGCCGTTCCTGGAGAGCCTGCGGGACTTCATCGGGGCCGACGCCGCCGAGGTCGGCGTCCGCGTCCCCGCCGGGGACGGCAGGGTCGCGGCGGCGACGCGTCAGGACCTCGCCGAGGCCCAGGCCGTCGTCCTGACCGAACGCGGCCACGAGGGCAGGACCTACGCCCTGCACGGAGCGCCGGCGGTCTCGTTCTCCGACGTCGCGGAGGTCCTCTCCGAGATCCGGGGCACTACCGTCCACCACGTGCCGGTCCCGGACGAGGAGTACCTCGGGCGCCTGGTCGCCGGCGGCCTGCCCGGACCCGCCGCGGAGTTCGTGCTGAGCTGGGTCCGCGCGATCAACACCGGCGAGTGGGACGACCAGCCCGGTGACCTCGAGAGGCTGCTGGGTCGCAGCCCCACCACGATCACCGAGCTCCTCCGGGACCACCCGACCACCGCCCGGTAGCGTCCGCCGGCGTGCGGCGCCCGGCACCCCGGTCGTGGCTCGCGCCGGACGGGGGCGCTCAGAGCCAGTCGTGCTCGCGGGCGTACCGGGCGGCCTCGTGCCGGGTGCGGGTCTGGGTCTTCTGCATCGCGCTGGAGAGGTAGTTCCGCACCGTGCCGGCCGCCAGGTGGAGCCGTGCGGCGATGTCGGCCACCGAGTAGCCGTCGGAGGTGACCCGGAGCACGTCCAGCTCGCGGTCGGTGAGCGGGCAGTCGTCGATCACGGCGCGCGCGGACACCTCCGGGTCGATCCACCGCCCACCCGCGTGCAGGGTCTGGATCACCGTGGCGATGTGTCCGGGCTCGGCGGCCTTGGTGACGAAGCCCTGCACCCCCAGCCGCAGCGCGCGGCGCAGGACCCCGGGCCTGGCGTGACGGGTCAGCATCAGCACGACCTGGTCCGGACGGCTGCGGCGGACGGCCTCCACCGCCCCCAGGCCGTCCACGCCGGGCATCTCCAGGTCGATCACCAGGACGTCCGGCTGGTGCCGCAGGGTCGCCTCGACCGCGCTCGCCGCGTCCTCGGCCTCGGCCAGCACCGCGACGTCCCCCTCCAGCGGGAGCAGCGCGGCCAGCGCCTTGCGCAGCAGGACCTCGTCGTCGGCCAGCACCACCGTGGTCATCGTCGCTCCTCCTGCAGCACCGGGGTGGACGCGTCGGCGTGCGGCCGGGGCAGCGTCGCCGCGGTACGGAAGGTGCCGTCGCCGCCCCGCACCACCAGCTCGCCCCCGGCCCCGGCCACCCGGTCCCGCAGGACCGCCAGCCCGCTGAGCTCGGGCTCCTCGTCGGCGGCGCCGTCGTTGTCGATCGCGATGCCGTCGGACGTCAGCACGATCCGGACGCGGGTCGCGCGGGTGTGACGCAGGACGTTGGTGGTGGTCTCCCTCAGCACCTGGCCGAGCAGCTCCCCGACCCCTGGCTCCACCTCACCGCTCCGCTGCACCTCGACCCGGATGCCGGCGGCCTCGAACAGGTTCTTGGCGTTCTCCAGCTCGACGGCCAGGTTGAGCCGCCGCTGGGCGTGGGCCAGCTCCTTCGTCCGTGCGATGGTGTCCCCGACCAGGGCGTGGACCTCGGCCAGCTCCTGCTCCACCCGGTCCAGGTCGTCGTGCAGTAGACGCCGCGACAGGGCCACCTTGAGCTTCACCACGTGCAGGGTGTGGCCCTGGATGTCGTGCAGGTCGCTGGCGAAGCGGACGCGCTCGCGGGCCACCGCCAGCTCCGCCTGCCGTCCACGGGAGGCCTCGAGCTCGGCCAGCACGCGCTGCACCGCGACGTACAGCACGGTCGTCACCACGGCCCCGAGCGCGACGCCACCGGCGCCCACGCCGTGGCGCAGCAGGGTGCCCGCGGTGTCGGCCGGGTCCAGGAGCACCCTCAGCACCACCACCGCGACGGCGTAGCCGACCAGCCCGAGCAGGAGCCGCCGACGGTGCCGGGGCCGCTGGAGGACCAGGACCGACCCGACGACCGCGAGACCCCAGGACGCCGTGCTGCTGCCGGTCACCAGCACCCCGACGACCCAGACCACGGCCGTGACCAGCAGGGCGCCGAGGACCGGACCGGTCGAGGTCCACCAGCGCACGGCGACGAGGGCCGCCACCAGCCCGGTGCCCAGCAGCGCCGCCTCGGGGACCGTGCGGGCGTCGACCACCACGAGCAGGGCGCCGATGGTGGAGAGCGTGGCGAAGCCGAGGCCGACGTTGAGGGCGTGCAGCTCCCGCTGCGTCACCGTCGGCGTCTCCGGGGGCATGCGCTCCTCCTGGGTCGACGGTGCCTGGGCCACCAGTCTGACCGGGTGGGAGCGGGGCCACCAGTGACGCTGCGTCACGGGTGGGGGGTCAGGGACGTCATGGCCGGGAGGTGACGTGGTCGCACTACTGCCCCGGGGCGTCCGCCGCTGGACTGGGGACATGCCGCAGAACTCCTCGTCCCGACCCGACCCGCACCCCGACGCCCTGCCACCCGGCGGCCCGGCACCACGACCCGCACCGGCCGACGGGCCCGGGCCCTCCGCCACGTCCACCCCTTCCGCAGGTGCCGGCGGCAGGCCGTCGCCGAGGGTCGGCTGGCCCGAGATCGGGGTGGGCCTCGTCGTCGCCGCGGCGTTGATCGCCCTGCTCCTCGCCGCCACCAGCCTGATCCCCCAGGACCAGGAGATCCTGCGCGGTCTCGCCCTGTACGCCGTGTCCGCCCTCGGACCCCTCGGCGGGTTCGCCGCCGCCGTCGCCCTCCGTGTCCGTGACGTCCGCGCCTTCGGCCTGCGGCGGGTCTCCGGGCGGTGGCTGCTGGTCTCGGTCGCCATCGGGATCGGCGTGATCGTGCTCAACCTGCTGGTCACCGCGGCGGTGGTGACGCTGTTCCCGCCCCCGGAGAACATCCAGGCCGGCTACCAGGCCGCGGCCACCGGCGGCGCGCTGTCCTTCCTCGGCGCCCTCGTCCTCGGTGCGGTGCTGGTCCCCATCGGGGAGGAGCTCTTCTTCCGGGGGGTGCTGACCAACGGGCTCGCCCGCTACGGGCCGTGGGTGGCGGTGCTGGTCAGCTCGACGGTGTTCGCCGTGGCCCACGGCATCAACTACGTGCTGCCGGTCGCCTTCGTCGTCGGCGTCATCGGTGCCCTGCTGCTGCGCCGGACCGGGTCGCTGTGGCCCGGTGTCGTGGTGCACGCGGTCAACAACCTCAGCTCGGTGATCATCCCGGCCGTCCTGGCCGGCGCCGTCTGACGTCGGAGGTCGCGGGGACCGCGCCGCCGGCGGTCAGGGGCCGCCCTCGGCCACCAGGTCGAGGAAGG
The sequence above is a segment of the Auraticoccus monumenti genome. Coding sequences within it:
- a CDS encoding NADPH-dependent F420 reductase, translating into MDDSRHLYSHDDHHLELYRASPEHAVHHRLGAVPVSGVHRPTWGTIGAGEVAQAVARHAVRSGQDVVLSNSRGPASLEPVVAAIGPGASAGTIAQAAEADLVLLAVPWSAVPAALRGLPHRDGRVLVDATNQLTGTRQQPVVDDLGDLTGSELVASLVPGARVVKAFNTLHGRFIAPDPRHEAGRQLLFYAGDDVAAKTLFHDVVDGFGFAPVDVGPLREGGRLMQVGGGPLSALHALRQDVG
- a CDS encoding zinc-binding alcohol dehydrogenase family protein codes for the protein MKALAYQRAHPLEAFAIELVEVAEPVPRDADLVVEVGAVGVNPGETRVRRTRSADPGGRVVLGWELAGVVVAVGPAVSGFSVGDRVLGTGDPTRDGCWAERVAIDHRVVARVPDTLSLVDAASLPIGGVTAWEALFREGGALPAGVDRVLVVGGAGGVGSLATQLLATRTSATVICTASRPESQRWCTTMGADLVVDHGADVPAALRSAGIEHVDMVLSTAGTAANLAWIAPLLRPHGHLAAVDLDGPLDLGPLVLRSVSVHTEMVFNAVVHGEDPSAQGRILHELAADAAAGRLRPITTTRLQGLSAQSMRAAHQLLESRRTIGKVVIAT
- a CDS encoding NmrA family NAD(P)-binding protein, with the translated sequence MSTILVTGATGRIGRMTLQHLLERRPAAELVGLARDPRKAADLTARGVEIRAGDYLDRASLTRALAGVEKVLLVPSVAFTDRSAQHANVIAAAQEVGVDHLVYTPIIRKAGSGLDLPHVTAHDTANLETLEASGLTSTILGHPPFLESLRDFIGADAAEVGVRVPAGDGRVAAATRQDLAEAQAVVLTERGHEGRTYALHGAPAVSFSDVAEVLSEIRGTTVHHVPVPDEEYLGRLVAGGLPGPAAEFVLSWVRAINTGEWDDQPGDLERLLGRSPTTITELLRDHPTTAR
- a CDS encoding response regulator transcription factor, whose product is MTTVVLADDEVLLRKALAALLPLEGDVAVLAEAEDAASAVEATLRHQPDVLVIDLEMPGVDGLGAVEAVRRSRPDQVVLMLTRHARPGVLRRALRLGVQGFVTKAAEPGHIATVIQTLHAGGRWIDPEVSARAVIDDCPLTDRELDVLRVTSDGYSVADIAARLHLAAGTVRNYLSSAMQKTQTRTRHEAARYAREHDWL
- a CDS encoding sensor histidine kinase — protein: MPPETPTVTQRELHALNVGLGFATLSTIGALLVVVDARTVPEAALLGTGLVAALVAVRWWTSTGPVLGALLVTAVVWVVGVLVTGSSTASWGLAVVGSVLVLQRPRHRRRLLLGLVGYAVAVVVLRVLLDPADTAGTLLRHGVGAGGVALGAVVTTVLYVAVQRVLAELEASRGRQAELAVARERVRFASDLHDIQGHTLHVVKLKVALSRRLLHDDLDRVEQELAEVHALVGDTIARTKELAHAQRRLNLAVELENAKNLFEAAGIRVEVQRSGEVEPGVGELLGQVLRETTTNVLRHTRATRVRIVLTSDGIAIDNDGAADEEPELSGLAVLRDRVAGAGGELVVRGGDGTFRTAATLPRPHADASTPVLQEERR
- a CDS encoding CPBP family intramembrane glutamic endopeptidase, translating into MPQNSSSRPDPHPDALPPGGPAPRPAPADGPGPSATSTPSAGAGGRPSPRVGWPEIGVGLVVAAALIALLLAATSLIPQDQEILRGLALYAVSALGPLGGFAAAVALRVRDVRAFGLRRVSGRWLLVSVAIGIGVIVLNLLVTAAVVTLFPPPENIQAGYQAAATGGALSFLGALVLGAVLVPIGEELFFRGVLTNGLARYGPWVAVLVSSTVFAVAHGINYVLPVAFVVGVIGALLLRRTGSLWPGVVVHAVNNLSSVIIPAVLAGAV